In Pseudomonas sp. MYb327, one DNA window encodes the following:
- a CDS encoding ZIP family metal transporter, which produces MGTETLAIGSGRMFRYAFGSLLLLAGMSLLVAHGLEWLDLEPKLSRALQGGAICALGTALGAVPVLVVRRMPEALSDTLLGFGAGVMLAATAFSLIVPGIAAAENLGMTPWAASSLICFGIMLGAFGLFLVDLKVSGASPEMLVGTPEHPVIAPRIWLFVFAIIAHNIPEGMAIGVSAGGGMPDADSLAMGIALQDVPEGLVIALVLAGAGMSRFKAFLIGAASGLVEPVFALLCAWLVSLAELLLPLGLAMAAGAMLLVVTHEVIPESRRHGHEKLASLGLLIGFCLMMVMDTALA; this is translated from the coding sequence ATGGGCACTGAAACACTGGCGATCGGAAGTGGACGAATGTTTCGTTATGCATTTGGATCGCTGTTACTGCTGGCGGGTATGAGCTTGCTGGTTGCACACGGGCTGGAATGGCTGGATCTCGAACCGAAGCTGTCGCGAGCGTTACAGGGCGGTGCGATTTGCGCACTCGGCACCGCGCTCGGAGCGGTGCCGGTGCTGGTGGTCCGGCGCATGCCCGAGGCACTCAGCGATACGCTGCTGGGGTTTGGTGCGGGTGTGATGCTGGCGGCGACCGCGTTTTCGCTAATCGTGCCGGGCATTGCTGCGGCGGAAAACCTTGGCATGACCCCGTGGGCAGCCAGCAGCCTGATCTGTTTTGGCATCATGCTCGGCGCGTTCGGTCTGTTTCTGGTCGACCTCAAGGTCTCGGGGGCTTCACCGGAAATGCTCGTCGGCACCCCTGAGCACCCGGTGATTGCGCCGCGAATCTGGCTGTTCGTGTTCGCAATCATTGCCCACAACATTCCCGAAGGCATGGCGATCGGTGTATCGGCCGGCGGTGGAATGCCTGATGCTGACAGTTTGGCGATGGGTATTGCCTTGCAGGATGTTCCGGAAGGACTGGTGATTGCGTTGGTGCTGGCCGGGGCAGGGATGTCACGCTTCAAGGCATTCCTGATCGGTGCGGCTTCCGGTTTGGTCGAGCCCGTGTTCGCTCTGTTGTGCGCCTGGCTGGTGAGCCTGGCCGAACTGTTGTTGCCGTTGGGATTGGCAATGGCGGCGGGAGCGATGCTCTTGGTGGTGACCCACGAAGTCATTCCCGAGTCGCGCCGACACGGCCACGAAAAGCTTGCCAGTCTTGGGTTGTTGATCGGGTTTTGTTTGATGATGGTGATGGATACGGCGTTGGCCTGA
- a CDS encoding superoxide dismutase — MAFTLPALPYAYDALEPHIDAQTMEIHYTKHHQTYINNLNAAVEGTEFAEWPVEKLVAAVQQLPEKLRAAVINQGGGHANHSLFWEVMTPGGGGKPEGALAAAINEQLGGLDSFKEAFTKAALTRFGSGWAWLSVTPQKTLIVESSGNQDSPLMNGNTPILGLDVWEHAYYLQYQNRRPEYISAFYNVINWPEVAARYQAALI; from the coding sequence ATGGCTTTTACCTTGCCTGCCTTGCCGTACGCCTACGACGCCCTGGAACCGCATATCGATGCCCAGACCATGGAGATTCACTACACCAAGCACCATCAGACCTACATCAACAACCTCAACGCCGCCGTTGAAGGCACCGAATTTGCTGAATGGCCGGTGGAAAAACTGGTAGCTGCCGTGCAGCAGTTGCCAGAGAAACTCCGCGCTGCCGTGATCAACCAGGGCGGCGGGCATGCCAACCATTCGTTGTTCTGGGAAGTCATGACACCTGGCGGTGGCGGTAAACCGGAAGGCGCACTGGCTGCGGCCATCAATGAGCAACTGGGCGGTCTGGACAGCTTCAAAGAAGCGTTCACCAAGGCTGCGCTGACCCGCTTCGGCAGCGGTTGGGCCTGGCTGAGCGTCACGCCGCAAAAGACCTTAATCGTGGAAAGCAGCGGCAACCAGGACAGCCCGTTGATGAACGGCAATACGCCGATCCTCGGTCTGGATGTCTGGGAACACGCCTACTACCTTCAGTATCAGAACCGTCGCCCGGAATACATCAGCGCGTTTTATAACGTGATCAATTGGCCAGAAGTCGCGGCGCGCTATCAGGCTGCGCTGATTTAA